The Kineothrix sp. MB12-C1 genome includes a window with the following:
- a CDS encoding IS481 family transposase, with amino-acid sequence MRYRLSLIHYADKYGVSKAAVRYKTNRQYIYRWKRRFDGSLESLRDRSRKPHHHPNQHTDAERKLISDMRKRNPDAGLVVFWVKLMQRGYSRSIPGLYRFLRKQGILAQRPQNPKYIPKPYEAMSYPGQRIQIDVKFVPSVCLTGDAKGKRFYQYTAIDEFSRWRFVEAFEEHSSYSSSQFLEHLIKAFPLPIECVQTDNGQEFTKRFASYGGSDKPTLFQVNLQQHGIRHKLIRPFTPRHNGKVERSHRKDNERFYATHRFYSLEDFGRQLKIYNTRDYNRFPMRPLGWKSPAEVLKNYLRSL; translated from the coding sequence ATGAGGTATCGTCTATCGCTCATTCATTACGCCGATAAGTATGGCGTCTCCAAGGCTGCTGTCAGATATAAGACCAACAGACAGTATATTTACCGTTGGAAACGTCGTTTTGATGGTTCCCTGGAATCCCTTAGGGATCGTTCCAGAAAACCTCACCATCACCCCAACCAGCATACCGATGCCGAAAGGAAGCTCATCTCGGATATGCGTAAACGCAATCCAGATGCCGGACTGGTTGTCTTCTGGGTCAAGCTCATGCAGCGGGGATACTCCCGCTCCATCCCCGGACTCTATCGCTTCCTGAGAAAACAGGGCATTCTGGCACAAAGACCTCAGAATCCCAAGTATATCCCTAAGCCTTACGAAGCCATGAGCTATCCCGGACAGCGCATCCAGATCGACGTCAAATTTGTCCCTTCTGTCTGCCTGACAGGTGATGCCAAAGGGAAGCGTTTTTATCAATACACAGCCATCGATGAATTCTCCCGATGGCGTTTCGTGGAGGCCTTTGAGGAACACAGTTCTTATTCTTCTTCACAGTTTTTGGAACACCTGATCAAAGCGTTTCCCTTACCCATCGAGTGTGTGCAGACCGATAATGGACAGGAATTCACCAAGCGGTTCGCTTCCTATGGTGGTTCCGATAAACCGACTCTTTTTCAGGTAAATCTCCAGCAGCATGGCATCCGTCATAAGTTGATCCGTCCCTTCACTCCAAGACATAATGGAAAGGTAGAGCGCAGCCATAGAAAAGACAATGAACGCTTTTATGCCACCCATCGGTTCTACTCATTGGAGGACTTTGGCAGACAGTTAAAGATCTATAACACAAGGGATTATAACCGCTTTCCCATGAGACCCCTTGGATGGAAATCTCCAGCAGAGGTATTAAAGAATTATTTACGGTCACTGTAA
- a CDS encoding NADH-dependent [FeFe] hydrogenase, group A6: MVNLTIDGIEISVPEGTTIMKAAASVGIEIPHLCYLEGINEISACKVCVVELQGRTKLLTACNNQAEEGLIVYTNSPKVRSVRRTNVQLLLSQHDCHCATCVRSGNCSLQKLSNDLGILDIPYTEEVARVPWNKDFPLIRDSRKCIKCMRCVQICDKVQGLNIWDVQNTGSRTTVDVAGNITIEDSDCSLCGQCITHCPTGALRERNDVPEIFDILADPEKITVVQVAPAVRTAWGEALGLTDAEATEGLMVAALKKIGFDYVFDTNFSADLTIMEEGSELLQRLKEPEKYSWPMFTSCCPAWVNFVTKKYPGYLENLSTAKSPQQMFGAMTKTYFAQEKGIDPSNIYSISIMPCVSKKREAELPSMRSAGAGQDVDAVLTTREFVRMIKAEHINLSVLKECPFDSPLGESSGAGVIFGVTGGVMEAALRTAYAVVEGSNPSEEAFRSVRGAEGRKEREFMLGDKKLRTCVVSGLMNAGKLMEDIDAGRSVYDFVEVMSCPGGCVGGGGQPIHDNEELAEARGCVLYTLDENRAIRFSHENPEVQKVYEDFLGEPLGHKSHKLLHSDHMKERNYLDNSN; encoded by the coding sequence ATGGTAAACTTAACGATAGACGGAATAGAGATAAGTGTACCGGAAGGTACCACGATTATGAAGGCGGCGGCTTCCGTAGGAATAGAAATTCCTCATTTATGCTATTTGGAGGGAATTAATGAAATCAGTGCCTGTAAAGTATGTGTTGTGGAGCTTCAGGGAAGGACCAAGCTTTTAACGGCTTGCAACAATCAGGCGGAAGAAGGTCTGATAGTATATACCAATTCTCCGAAGGTTCGCTCTGTAAGAAGAACTAATGTACAGCTTTTACTGTCTCAGCATGATTGCCATTGTGCCACTTGTGTCAGAAGCGGGAATTGCAGCTTGCAGAAGTTGTCCAATGATTTGGGAATCCTGGATATCCCCTATACGGAGGAGGTCGCAAGGGTTCCGTGGAATAAGGACTTTCCTTTAATCCGTGATTCGAGGAAATGTATAAAGTGTATGCGCTGCGTGCAGATATGCGATAAGGTTCAGGGTTTAAATATATGGGATGTACAGAATACCGGTTCCCGGACTACCGTAGATGTGGCAGGCAATATTACAATAGAAGATTCTGATTGCAGCCTTTGCGGACAGTGCATTACACATTGCCCTACCGGTGCGCTCAGGGAGAGAAACGATGTGCCTGAGATTTTTGATATTTTAGCAGATCCGGAAAAAATTACCGTGGTGCAAGTAGCGCCTGCCGTTCGTACGGCATGGGGCGAGGCATTAGGGCTTACCGATGCGGAAGCGACGGAAGGCCTTATGGTGGCGGCGCTGAAAAAGATTGGTTTTGATTATGTGTTTGATACGAACTTCTCCGCCGACCTTACGATTATGGAGGAAGGAAGTGAGCTGCTGCAAAGACTGAAGGAACCGGAAAAATATTCTTGGCCCATGTTTACGTCTTGCTGCCCTGCCTGGGTAAACTTTGTTACGAAGAAGTATCCCGGATACCTTGAAAATCTTTCCACGGCAAAATCTCCGCAACAGATGTTCGGCGCTATGACGAAAACATATTTTGCACAGGAAAAGGGCATTGATCCGTCTAATATATACAGTATTTCCATTATGCCCTGCGTATCCAAGAAAAGGGAGGCGGAACTTCCCTCCATGAGGAGTGCAGGTGCAGGTCAGGATGTAGACGCTGTTCTCACAACGAGGGAATTTGTTCGTATGATCAAGGCTGAGCACATTAATCTGTCTGTACTGAAGGAATGTCCGTTTGATTCTCCTTTAGGGGAAAGCAGCGGAGCCGGTGTTATTTTCGGCGTCACCGGCGGTGTTATGGAGGCCGCTTTACGTACTGCATATGCCGTAGTGGAGGGGAGTAACCCTTCGGAGGAGGCTTTCCGCTCGGTAAGGGGAGCAGAGGGAAGAAAAGAAAGAGAGTTTATGCTCGGAGATAAGAAACTTCGAACTTGTGTTGTCAGCGGACTTATGAATGCGGGAAAATTAATGGAAGATATCGATGCAGGCAGGTCGGTCTATGATTTTGTAGAAGTGATGTCCTGTCCGGGCGGATGTGTGGGCGGGGGCGGTCAGCCCATCCATGATAATGAAGAGCTTGCGGAAGCGAGAGGGTGTGTACTGTATACACTGGATGAAAACAGGGCAATCCGTTTTTCCCATGAAAATCCGGAAGTGCAGAAGGTATACGAAGACTTTTTAGGCGAGCCTCTCGGTCATAAATCTCATAAACTCTTACATTCCGACCATATGAAGGAAAGGAATTACTTGGATAACTCCAATTGA
- a CDS encoding NAD(P)-binding protein, translating to MSRLKIVTPDKAQLTVERLYKDLERHIVASPPGLCPIDLQLSFLKVCHAQTCGKCVPCRVGLKQLQHLIEDILDGRGTMETLRLIRSTASDITDSADCAVGYEAAHMVLAGTEGFKEDYIHHIEKGKCSYHITQPVPCVALCPAGVDVPGYIGLVGEERYEDAVKLIRKDNPFPTACALICEHPCEARCRRNMIDSSVNIRGLKRMAVDNARANTVPVPEKEKSTGKRVAIIGGGPGGLSAAYYLELMGHHAVVFEEKGKLGGMLRYGIPNYRFPRERLQEDIDAILSTGAEVHLNTRIGTGEGEIPFNKLKEEYDAVYIAIGAHTDKKIGIEGEDSKGVISAVEMLRGIGEDKMPDFKDKTVIVIGGGNVAMDCTRSAIRLGAKKVGVAYRRRPDDMTALPEEIEGAIAEGAEIYSLKAPYKIEADEQGNVVALWVEPQIIGPIDAWGRARPIQADVPLQRIPCDIVVVAIGQGIAIRPFEESGVAVHKGMISAMSDSEVTDIRGVYAGGDCVTGPATVIRAIAAGKVAAANIDEYLGYRHIISCDVEIPQVNYADKQPCGRVQLSEGEAGERKYNFDDFERGMTKQEAFQEAGRCLRCDQYGYGNLKGGRVSIW from the coding sequence ATGAGCCGTTTAAAAATTGTAACACCCGATAAGGCGCAATTGACGGTAGAGAGACTTTACAAGGACTTAGAACGACATATTGTTGCCAGTCCGCCCGGATTGTGCCCTATCGATTTGCAACTGTCTTTTTTAAAGGTATGCCATGCTCAGACCTGCGGAAAGTGTGTGCCGTGCCGTGTGGGGCTTAAGCAGTTGCAGCATTTGATCGAGGATATACTGGACGGTAGAGGAACGATGGAGACGCTGCGGCTGATTCGGTCGACTGCCAGTGATATTACCGATTCGGCAGATTGTGCGGTCGGTTATGAAGCAGCTCATATGGTGTTGGCCGGAACGGAAGGTTTTAAAGAGGATTACATACATCATATCGAAAAAGGAAAATGTTCCTACCATATCACTCAGCCTGTGCCTTGTGTGGCGCTCTGCCCGGCGGGGGTGGATGTTCCGGGATATATCGGGCTTGTAGGAGAAGAACGCTATGAGGATGCGGTGAAGCTTATTCGCAAGGACAATCCGTTCCCGACGGCTTGTGCTCTTATATGTGAGCATCCGTGTGAGGCACGATGCCGTAGAAATATGATTGACAGTTCGGTGAATATCAGAGGGCTGAAGCGTATGGCGGTAGATAATGCGCGGGCGAATACGGTGCCGGTGCCGGAAAAGGAGAAATCCACAGGTAAAAGGGTAGCGATTATAGGAGGCGGTCCGGGAGGTTTATCCGCCGCATACTACTTGGAACTTATGGGGCATCATGCGGTCGTATTTGAAGAAAAGGGAAAGCTTGGGGGAATGCTCCGATATGGTATTCCTAATTACCGTTTTCCACGTGAAAGATTGCAGGAGGATATTGATGCCATTCTTTCCACAGGAGCGGAAGTGCATTTGAATACGAGAATCGGAACAGGAGAAGGGGAGATTCCCTTCAATAAATTAAAAGAAGAATATGATGCGGTATACATAGCGATTGGGGCACACACGGATAAGAAAATAGGCATTGAAGGGGAGGATTCCAAAGGAGTGATTTCCGCAGTGGAGATGCTGCGGGGTATCGGTGAAGATAAGATGCCTGATTTCAAAGATAAAACAGTTATCGTTATCGGCGGCGGTAATGTAGCCATGGACTGTACCCGGTCTGCGATCCGGTTGGGAGCTAAGAAAGTCGGGGTTGCTTATAGAAGACGCCCGGATGATATGACCGCTCTGCCGGAAGAGATTGAAGGAGCTATTGCGGAGGGCGCGGAGATTTATAGTTTGAAAGCGCCTTACAAGATAGAAGCGGATGAGCAGGGCAATGTGGTCGCCTTGTGGGTAGAGCCTCAGATTATCGGGCCTATTGATGCGTGGGGGCGCGCCCGCCCGATTCAGGCGGATGTTCCTTTGCAGAGGATTCCTTGTGATATTGTGGTGGTTGCTATCGGACAGGGAATTGCAATACGTCCTTTTGAGGAGTCGGGAGTAGCCGTTCATAAAGGAATGATTTCTGCCATGAGCGACAGTGAGGTGACGGATATAAGAGGTGTATATGCCGGCGGCGACTGTGTGACCGGACCGGCAACAGTGATCCGTGCCATTGCGGCAGGCAAAGTGGCGGCGGCCAATATCGATGAATATTTGGGCTATCGGCATATCATTTCCTGCGATGTGGAAATTCCCCAAGTGAATTATGCGGATAAGCAGCCTTGCGGACGTGTTCAGCTTTCTGAGGGAGAAGCGGGAGAGCGGAAGTATAATTTCGATGACTTTGAACGGGGCATGACGAAGCAGGAAGCATTTCAGGAGGCAGGCAGATGCCTGCGCTGTGACCAATATGGTTATGGGAACTTGAAAGGGGGGCGGGTATCGATATGGTAA
- a CDS encoding recombinase family protein: MKEVQVLEARRTAPNSRGRTRTEGGAVTVDRIRVAAYCRVSTDDDDQLGSFESQKLYYEEKIIANREWVSAGIFADEAITGTKVDKRDGFQSMIQRCKDGEIDLILTKSISRFARNTLDTLQYVRMLRERNIAIFFEKENINTLDMNGELLLTIMSSLAQQEEESLSANVKMGLKMKMKRGEMIGFNGCLGYDYNPDDKTLSVNEEEADIVRFIYDMYIQGYGTTTIAKHLIELGKKNKKGEVSWHTHGVMGIIKNEKYKGDILLGKTFTTDPISKRRLANMGEEDQFYIRDHHEAIVSREIWDEAEQIRLKRSVNKVVETTGNRERYTRQYAFSSMCECAFCGDKLTRRTLHSSSKYEKPVWKCMNATKHGISNCPNCKSIDENILEGAFLEAFSLLAGNFDDVLDVVMNYVEETANNDEDIRKLKQIEKDISALEARKSRMTDMLIDGTITKEAYDDKLTEVMRKLHIYMEKKLLLQESIGKQKDVGKRMSDLRETLKQEDNLDEFDRVVFESIIDKVYVGGHDENGNPDPYKLTFVLKGNQSSTIPNAKESMKAKNSKKGIKVS; this comes from the coding sequence ATGAAAGAAGTACAAGTATTAGAAGCAAGAAGAACCGCCCCAAATAGCAGGGGAAGAACTAGAACAGAAGGGGGAGCAGTTACCGTTGACCGTATTCGTGTAGCAGCTTATTGCAGAGTATCCACCGATGATGATGACCAGTTAGGGAGCTTCGAATCCCAAAAGCTGTATTATGAAGAGAAGATTATTGCAAACCGAGAATGGGTCAGCGCAGGTATCTTTGCCGATGAAGCTATCACAGGAACGAAGGTAGATAAACGAGATGGTTTTCAGTCAATGATTCAGAGATGTAAGGATGGAGAAATTGATTTAATTCTTACTAAGTCCATTTCCAGATTTGCAAGAAACACGTTAGACACTTTACAATATGTACGAATGCTCAGGGAACGAAATATTGCCATTTTCTTTGAAAAGGAAAATATCAATACCTTGGATATGAATGGAGAATTACTCCTGACAATTATGAGCTCTCTGGCACAGCAGGAAGAGGAGTCCTTATCTGCAAATGTAAAGATGGGACTTAAGATGAAAATGAAGCGTGGAGAAATGATTGGTTTCAATGGATGCCTTGGGTATGATTATAATCCAGACGATAAAACTCTTTCTGTTAATGAAGAGGAAGCAGATATTGTCCGATTTATTTATGACATGTATATACAGGGGTATGGAACGACTACTATTGCAAAGCACCTGATTGAACTAGGAAAAAAGAACAAAAAGGGCGAAGTCAGCTGGCATACCCATGGAGTTATGGGAATCATTAAGAATGAAAAGTATAAGGGAGATATTCTTCTCGGAAAGACATTTACCACAGACCCGATTTCCAAACGAAGACTTGCCAACATGGGAGAAGAAGATCAGTTTTATATCCGTGATCATCACGAAGCCATTGTGTCCAGAGAAATTTGGGATGAGGCAGAACAGATTCGATTAAAGCGATCGGTCAATAAAGTGGTAGAAACTACGGGCAATCGGGAACGTTACACCAGACAATATGCTTTTAGCAGTATGTGCGAATGTGCTTTCTGTGGAGATAAGCTGACTAGAAGGACGTTGCACAGCAGTTCCAAATATGAGAAACCAGTCTGGAAATGCATGAATGCTACAAAGCATGGAATTAGTAATTGCCCAAATTGTAAATCCATTGATGAAAACATATTAGAAGGCGCATTTTTAGAAGCATTTTCTTTACTGGCGGGTAATTTTGATGATGTGCTAGATGTAGTCATGAATTATGTAGAAGAAACCGCTAATAATGATGAGGATATCCGAAAGCTAAAACAGATAGAGAAAGATATTTCTGCCTTAGAAGCAAGAAAAAGCAGAATGACAGATATGCTCATCGATGGTACAATTACAAAAGAGGCTTACGATGATAAACTAACAGAAGTAATGAGAAAGCTCCATATCTATATGGAAAAGAAGCTTTTATTACAGGAAAGTATCGGTAAGCAGAAAGATGTTGGCAAGCGAATGTCAGACCTTCGGGAGACGCTTAAACAAGAAGATAACCTTGATGAATTTGACCGGGTTGTATTTGAAAGTATCATCGACAAGGTTTATGTCGGTGGGCATGATGAAAATGGAAATCCGGATCCGTATAAGCTGACTTTTGTATTAAAGGGCAATCAAAGCAGTACGATTCCCAATGCAAAAGAAAGTATGAAGGCAAAGAATTCAAAGAAAGGGATAAAGGTGTCATAA
- a CDS encoding SHOCT domain-containing protein, with protein sequence MTNEMEYAKCIAVLRKLFRMGMISEAEYTTARNRLMDRFLIVGENNSKIA encoded by the coding sequence ATGACAAATGAGATGGAATATGCGAAGTGTATCGCTGTATTAAGAAAATTGTTTCGTATGGGAATGATTTCAGAGGCAGAATATACTACAGCGAGAAACCGATTAATGGACAGATTTCTGATTGTTGGAGAAAATAATTCAAAAATCGCGTAA
- a CDS encoding ATP-binding protein, protein MKNRLTFTNVIGILLDNKKKTYPQHQLVRSLFSLSLDDSENAEITDADSIKYSNWCNGIRPIPLEIIRTYEDEDNFDFMRDDFKDKIIPNLLNETQARSQMEELIEDSRTMIGNQKADEILTIQMLAQFFTEVIRYAILNDHSHITLYSPDLTEVLLSSKVPTATKSFLGRKEELKSALSLLQEQALLFVTGIAGIGKSEFAKTFANKNKKKYTNILFLHYEGSLKKCIAGLVFADDTAEMTEEELFQTHYQTLQKLRSDSLIIMDNFNVLPKDDPFFKEFTRNDFQILITTRCKITSFQTLEIKELDKEKELTALFYQYCPAAKNEPEITSDIINELKGHTLTVCLAALSLSASGMDPEELLFELRSCGLNIHSGEAVEIYKDEEFSEALMIEHLRKLLQLNQLTTEQMDILRNLSLLPNAGVLKNAFKKWLKLGTLNEVNHLVRYGFVMDDEENKKISLHPLIQDVAMLETLPSVSNCRTLIDSLHLICLTHGLEVRRPENVIQSLISVAEHVLVDEPETYLLFIQDMFPYLDKYLVMDYLPKLTERISHTMEKYELNSICDRALLLDYKAELFVIRKDYGNALKKRLKALELLHSIHSAGIDAKTAALLSNLHNNISNVYLFLKNGREAAQHLKMALEIREEYGIFESHDTLQQLMNLTNMLILSKDYDLANQALSLYESLVLEHEGENSFDYAICQMGKGIIALSQNNPEKAELCLLEAEQKITSIIGTDNDYSKTCYRYLHNLYSRWHKKEKELEYREKLLLGKS, encoded by the coding sequence TTGAAAAACAGACTTACCTTTACGAATGTCATTGGCATTCTTCTGGATAATAAAAAGAAAACTTATCCGCAACATCAGCTTGTAAGAAGCCTATTCTCACTCTCTCTTGATGACAGTGAAAATGCTGAAATTACTGATGCGGATAGCATCAAATACAGCAACTGGTGTAATGGAATCAGACCGATACCACTTGAAATTATTAGAACTTATGAAGACGAAGATAATTTTGATTTTATGCGGGATGATTTTAAGGATAAGATTATTCCAAACCTGCTTAATGAGACACAGGCTCGCTCCCAAATGGAAGAATTGATTGAAGACAGTAGAACTATGATCGGAAACCAGAAAGCTGATGAAATACTGACAATTCAGATGTTAGCGCAATTCTTTACCGAAGTAATTCGATATGCTATTTTGAACGACCATAGCCACATTACACTGTATTCACCAGATTTGACGGAAGTACTACTCTCTTCCAAAGTACCAACTGCAACGAAATCATTTCTTGGAAGAAAAGAAGAGTTAAAGTCTGCATTGTCTCTACTACAGGAACAGGCACTTCTATTTGTAACTGGAATAGCCGGTATTGGGAAAAGTGAATTTGCAAAGACCTTCGCAAATAAGAACAAGAAGAAATATACCAATATTTTATTCTTACATTATGAGGGAAGTTTAAAGAAGTGTATCGCTGGGCTAGTTTTTGCAGATGACACAGCAGAAATGACCGAAGAAGAATTGTTCCAAACCCACTATCAGACCTTACAAAAACTGCGTTCCGACAGTCTAATTATTATGGATAACTTTAATGTACTACCCAAAGATGATCCATTTTTTAAGGAGTTTACTCGGAATGATTTCCAGATTCTGATTACGACCAGATGTAAAATCACATCCTTTCAAACACTGGAAATAAAAGAATTGGATAAAGAGAAGGAATTGACGGCATTGTTTTACCAATACTGCCCTGCCGCCAAGAATGAACCTGAGATTACTTCTGACATTATAAATGAATTAAAGGGACACACACTGACAGTCTGCTTGGCAGCATTATCGCTTTCTGCCAGCGGCATGGATCCAGAAGAATTATTGTTTGAATTAAGGAGCTGTGGATTGAATATTCATTCTGGTGAAGCAGTAGAAATCTATAAAGATGAGGAATTTTCAGAAGCCTTGATGATAGAGCACCTACGAAAACTGTTACAGTTAAATCAATTAACGACGGAACAAATGGATATTTTACGCAATCTATCATTGCTTCCGAACGCGGGTGTATTAAAGAATGCCTTTAAGAAATGGCTAAAGCTTGGAACTCTGAACGAAGTGAACCATCTAGTACGATATGGATTTGTCATGGATGATGAAGAGAACAAAAAAATAAGCCTCCATCCCCTAATTCAGGACGTGGCTATGTTAGAAACGTTGCCTTCGGTATCAAATTGCAGGACTTTGATTGACAGTTTACACCTTATCTGCCTGACTCACGGATTAGAGGTCAGACGCCCAGAAAATGTGATTCAGTCCTTGATTAGTGTTGCGGAGCATGTTCTTGTGGATGAACCAGAAACGTATCTTTTATTCATTCAGGACATGTTTCCTTATCTGGATAAATATCTGGTCATGGACTATCTGCCGAAGCTAACGGAACGAATAAGTCATACCATGGAAAAGTATGAACTTAATTCTATTTGTGACAGAGCCTTGTTGCTGGATTATAAAGCAGAACTATTTGTTATCCGTAAAGACTACGGAAACGCACTTAAGAAACGATTGAAGGCGCTGGAATTACTTCATTCTATTCATTCAGCAGGAATAGATGCAAAAACTGCCGCCCTGCTTTCCAATCTTCATAATAATATTTCAAATGTGTACCTGTTTCTGAAAAACGGCAGAGAAGCAGCGCAACATTTGAAAATGGCACTGGAAATTCGTGAGGAATATGGGATTTTTGAATCCCATGATACTTTACAACAGCTAATGAACCTGACCAATATGTTGATTCTGTCAAAGGATTATGATCTTGCAAATCAGGCTTTATCACTTTATGAATCCTTGGTGCTAGAACATGAAGGTGAGAACAGTTTTGATTATGCTATCTGTCAGATGGGAAAAGGAATAATAGCGCTATCTCAGAATAATCCTGAAAAAGCAGAATTGTGCTTACTGGAGGCTGAACAGAAAATCACTTCTATCATAGGGACTGACAACGATTATAGTAAGACCTGTTATCGGTATCTGCATAATCTGTATAGCCGGTGGCATAAGAAGGAAAAGGAGTTGGAGTATAGGGAAAAACTACTTCTCGGGAAATCTTAA
- a CDS encoding Abi family protein, translating into MPFRKKDGTFFSDIKFSRIQRIYEFDSQLRALIFGIIEDIEVYLRTQIAYYAAHKYGTLGYLEESMFSDKHNNTKYLEKIAGCIEENANTLVVKHHKQKYEGKFPLWVIIEFFSVGMLSYFYKDMITEDKKAIAMKLYSTSPVQLESWLRCLTDLRNRCAHYSRIYYWSFPAMPKMPNDYDYIADRKLFSQLLMLKFLYPDNQKWDSKFVSALKALIEEYEKDISLKHIGFPNDWEERIGNS; encoded by the coding sequence TTGCCGTTTCGGAAAAAAGATGGGACATTCTTTTCAGATATTAAATTCTCCAGAATTCAAAGAATTTATGAATTCGATAGTCAGCTGAGAGCATTGATATTTGGAATTATTGAAGATATTGAAGTTTATTTGAGAACACAGATAGCATATTATGCAGCACATAAATATGGGACACTTGGATATCTTGAGGAGTCAATGTTTTCAGATAAACATAATAATACAAAGTATTTAGAGAAAATTGCTGGTTGCATTGAAGAAAATGCCAATACATTAGTTGTGAAGCATCATAAGCAAAAATACGAAGGAAAGTTTCCGTTATGGGTCATAATTGAATTCTTTTCGGTTGGAATGTTATCTTATTTTTACAAAGATATGATCACTGAGGACAAGAAAGCAATTGCAATGAAATTGTATAGTACAAGTCCGGTGCAATTAGAAAGTTGGTTGCGTTGCCTTACGGATCTGAGAAACCGGTGCGCTCATTATTCAAGAATATATTATTGGTCATTTCCCGCAATGCCTAAAATGCCTAACGATTATGACTATATAGCAGACAGAAAACTGTTTTCTCAATTGTTAATGCTCAAATTTTTGTATCCTGATAATCAGAAATGGGATTCAAAATTTGTATCCGCATTGAAAGCATTGATAGAGGAATATGAAAAGGATATTTCCCTAAAACACATTGGATTTCCGAATGATTGGGAAGAAAGAATTGGAAATAGTTAA
- the istA gene encoding IS21 family transposase — translation MSRNTIAATRHISKRSVSDVIHISDEKGINYNDVRSLPEETVYRMFYPDKFAVEQLYEHPDHEYVHQELKRVGVTLKLLWQEYQDKCKASGKIAMGYTKFCNGYADYTIVSKLTNHLEHKPGIVIEVDWSGPTMSYVDTSTGEIMKVYLFVGTLPYSQYSYVEPTLDMKMDTFIRCHIRMYEYFEGVTTRLICDNLKTGVVSHPKDGEIVLTADYEALGEHYMTAIMPAGVRKPKQKASVEGTVGKIATAIIAKLRNEMFYSFPDLKAAVAKKLYEFNHENFQKRDGSRYDSYLDEKSALHSIPSIPYEIATWVYGRKVNIDYHVVFEYNRYSCPYQYAHKKVDLRITDTTLEIYSGENRLSTHNRFPANRKNQYSTHAKDMPDKFKFNPWDDIRIKHWANSIGKHTAETVERIFESVSIKEQGYNPALAVLRLSNKYSEARLEAACEFAITNGIKKPRYHHLNSILAANQDVLYLESKTTKSKETRKMGYLRGSDYYGGGNND, via the coding sequence TTGTCACGAAATACAATAGCAGCCACGCGACATATTTCAAAACGCTCTGTCAGTGATGTAATACACATCTCTGACGAGAAAGGCATCAACTATAATGATGTCAGATCTCTTCCAGAAGAGACAGTCTATCGGATGTTCTATCCTGATAAATTTGCAGTAGAGCAACTGTATGAACATCCTGATCACGAGTACGTACATCAGGAATTAAAACGAGTTGGAGTTACACTCAAGCTTCTTTGGCAAGAATATCAGGATAAATGTAAAGCTTCTGGCAAGATTGCAATGGGATATACAAAGTTCTGTAATGGATATGCTGATTACACCATTGTTAGTAAGCTCACTAATCACCTAGAACATAAACCGGGTATTGTAATCGAAGTAGACTGGTCTGGTCCTACAATGAGTTACGTTGATACGTCCACCGGTGAAATCATGAAGGTTTATCTATTTGTAGGAACGTTGCCTTATAGCCAGTATTCTTATGTAGAGCCAACTCTTGATATGAAGATGGATACATTTATCCGTTGCCATATCAGGATGTATGAATACTTTGAAGGCGTTACAACAAGACTTATTTGCGATAATCTTAAAACTGGTGTGGTGTCTCATCCGAAAGATGGCGAAATCGTTCTTACTGCTGATTATGAGGCATTAGGAGAACACTATATGACCGCCATTATGCCAGCCGGAGTTCGTAAACCTAAGCAGAAAGCTTCTGTAGAAGGTACCGTAGGAAAGATTGCTACTGCCATCATCGCAAAGCTCCGAAATGAGATGTTCTATTCTTTCCCTGATCTGAAAGCAGCCGTTGCCAAGAAACTTTATGAGTTCAATCATGAAAACTTTCAAAAAAGGGATGGTAGCCGATACGATTCTTACCTTGATGAAAAGTCCGCATTGCACTCCATTCCTTCCATTCCGTACGAAATCGCCACATGGGTTTACGGACGCAAGGTGAACATCGATTATCATGTTGTGTTCGAATACAATCGCTATTCCTGTCCTTATCAGTATGCACACAAGAAGGTTGATCTAAGGATTACCGATACCACGTTAGAAATCTACAGCGGTGAAAATAGGTTATCCACACATAATAGATTTCCTGCCAATCGTAAAAATCAGTACTCCACTCATGCGAAGGATATGCCCGATAAGTTCAAGTTCAATCCATGGGATGATATCAGAATCAAACACTGGGCAAACTCCATTGGAAAGCATACTGCTGAAACAGTTGAACGTATCTTTGAATCTGTGAGCATAAAAGAACAGGGCTATAATCCTGCTCTGGCCGTTCTGCGTTTAAGCAATAAGTATTCGGAAGCACGCCTGGAAGCTGCCTGTGAATTCGCCATTACAAATGGAATTAAAAAGCCCCGTTACCACCATCTTAATTCTATTTTAGCCGCCAATCAAGATGTATTATATCTTGAAAGCAAGACGACTAAATCGAAAGAAACACGCAAGATGGGATATCTTCGTGGAAGTGATTATTACGGAGGTGGTAACAATGATTAA